In Finegoldia magna ATCC 53516, a genomic segment contains:
- the tilS gene encoding tRNA lysidine(34) synthetase TilS: MDLIRKIKNTIIRENLIEKNDKILIGLSGGADSVFLFNVLYQLKDDLDFEIKTCHINHSYRDTAIRDENFSREISEEKNIQFFSKKVDMKQFSLDNSISLEDSGRILRYNCFNEILESEKLNKIAVAHHLDDQVETFFLHLFRGSGIDGLCGIQYRNKDIIRPLLDVSKSEILTYLDENNIEYVTDETNFVADVQRNKIRLEMLPYIQENFNCSINESIYRTINILKDSKEIIDDVTILKYEKLVNQKYSEYSIYVDLFRKEKTSVKRNIIRKLLIELNGSNQDIRMVYIDDIIELFDLKNGSEYVFKDYSFFKSYDKVIIRKNLNNKKSQSVKFELGKINFGDFKINSYLTKDTNVKPSRNKMVFDSEILSHNLILRKRKNGDRIKLKGFTKKIKDVFIDNKVLQIERDNYPILSDEENVYAILSLKRSNLYMKNSNSKEVLVIEVTYEK; encoded by the coding sequence ATGGATTTGATACGCAAAATAAAAAACACTATTATAAGAGAAAATTTAATAGAAAAAAACGATAAAATTTTGATAGGATTATCAGGTGGAGCAGATTCAGTGTTTTTGTTCAATGTTTTATATCAACTAAAAGATGATTTGGATTTTGAAATAAAAACATGCCACATTAATCATTCATACAGAGATACAGCAATTAGGGATGAAAATTTTTCAAGGGAAATATCCGAAGAAAAAAATATACAATTTTTTTCGAAAAAAGTAGATATGAAACAATTTTCCCTAGATAATTCTATAAGTTTGGAGGACAGCGGTAGAATTTTAAGATATAATTGCTTCAACGAAATCTTGGAATCAGAAAAACTTAATAAGATTGCTGTAGCTCATCATTTGGACGATCAAGTGGAGACTTTCTTCTTACATTTATTTAGGGGAAGTGGAATTGATGGATTGTGTGGAATACAATATCGAAACAAAGATATAATAAGACCACTATTGGATGTATCAAAAAGTGAAATCCTTACTTATCTTGATGAAAATAATATTGAATATGTAACTGATGAGACAAATTTCGTGGCTGATGTCCAAAGAAATAAGATTCGACTTGAAATGTTGCCTTATATTCAAGAAAACTTCAACTGTTCTATAAATGAATCCATATATAGAACTATAAATATTTTAAAAGATTCCAAAGAAATAATTGACGATGTTACGATATTAAAATACGAAAAATTAGTCAATCAAAAATACAGTGAATATTCTATATATGTTGATTTGTTCAGAAAAGAAAAAACATCTGTTAAAAGAAACATAATCAGAAAACTTTTAATTGAATTAAATGGTTCTAACCAAGACATTAGAATGGTATATATAGACGATATTATAGAATTATTTGATTTAAAAAATGGTAGCGAATATGTATTTAAAGACTACAGTTTTTTCAAAAGTTATGATAAAGTAATAATTAGGAAAAATCTAAACAATAAAAAAAGTCAAAGTGTAAAATTTGAACTTGGGAAAATTAATTTTGGAGACTTCAAGATTAATAGCTACTTAACAAAAGATACTAATGTAAAACCTTCAAGAAATAAAATGGTGTTTGATTCTGAAATTCTATCGCATAATCTTATTTTAAGAAAAAGAAAAAATGGAGATAGAATCAAATTAAAAGGATTTACAAAGAAAATTAAAGATGTATTTATTGATAATAAAGTTTTACAGATTGAACGCGATAATTATCCTATTTTGAGCGATGAAGAAAATGTGTATGCTATTTTGTCGTTGAAAAGATCAAATTTGTACATGAAAAATTCTAACAGTAAAGAAGTTTTAGTTATAGAGGTGACTTATGAAAAGTAA
- a CDS encoding S1 RNA-binding domain-containing protein, with product MSISVGDIVEGKVTGVTKFGAFVECEDGTKGLVHISQISNDYIEKVEDVLKVNDVVKCKVMSIEDNKVSFSIKECLPKKEHKKEFSKKTYSDDDKNSNKESSKESTFDDLLSKFMKESNERLDSIRQRENKKFSKKKKYN from the coding sequence ATGTCTATATCAGTGGGCGATATTGTTGAAGGTAAAGTAACAGGTGTTACTAAATTTGGTGCATTTGTAGAATGCGAAGATGGAACCAAAGGTTTGGTTCATATTTCACAAATTTCTAATGACTACATAGAAAAAGTTGAAGATGTGTTAAAAGTTAATGATGTAGTTAAATGCAAAGTTATGAGCATTGAAGATAATAAGGTTAGCTTTTCAATAAAGGAATGTCTTCCGAAAAAAGAACACAAAAAAGAATTTTCTAAGAAAACTTATTCAGATGATGATAAGAATTCAAACAAAGAATCTTCTAAAGAATCAACTTTTGATGATTTACTTTCAAAATTTATGAAAGAAAGCAATGAAAGATTAGATTCCATCAGACAAAGAGAAAATAAAAAGTTTTCAAAGAAAAAAAAGTATAATTAG
- a CDS encoding FtsB family cell division protein, producing MNARENQIRKRRKNVNKFRIIVSAITIFACVTLLFTIFKQQIQIRNINNVKLEQQTKKAELEKEIVKLSDDSKNLDNPQLIEKYAREKLGMVKPNEVLIKDEKEKPKKDTNFTPSPTFDKESDK from the coding sequence ATGAATGCCAGGGAAAATCAGATAAGAAAAAGAAGAAAAAACGTTAATAAATTTAGAATAATTGTTTCAGCGATAACTATTTTTGCTTGTGTTACTTTGTTATTTACAATTTTTAAGCAACAAATTCAAATCAGAAACATAAATAATGTTAAGTTGGAACAACAAACAAAGAAAGCTGAACTTGAAAAAGAAATAGTAAAATTATCTGACGATTCCAAAAATTTGGACAATCCTCAATTGATTGAAAAATACGCTAGGGAGAAATTAGGAATGGTAAAACCTAATGAAGTTTTGATCAAGGATGAAAAGGAAAAACCAAAAAAAGATACTAACTTCACTCCATCACCAACTTTCGATAAGGAGTCTGATAAATAA
- a CDS encoding RNA-binding S4 domain-containing protein — translation MRLDKFLKNSRIIKRRTVAKTACESQRVKINEKIAKPGDNVKVGDIIEISFAQSVLKAKVTELIDNPKKDDADKMFETLGD, via the coding sequence ATGAGATTAGATAAATTTTTAAAAAATTCAAGGATTATAAAAAGAAGAACTGTAGCCAAGACTGCTTGTGAATCCCAAAGAGTGAAAATCAACGAAAAAATCGCTAAACCTGGAGACAACGTAAAAGTTGGAGATATAATTGAAATAAGTTTTGCTCAATCGGTTTTGAAGGCAAAGGTTACAGAATTAATAGATAATCCTAAGAAAGACGATGCAGATAAAATGTTTGAAACTTTAGGAGATTAA